The following proteins are encoded in a genomic region of Pyrus communis chromosome 11, drPyrComm1.1, whole genome shotgun sequence:
- the LOC137749387 gene encoding triacylglycerol lipase 2-like: MANPSTTLIFMALICVTAAAAATKNKLYSIENSNVGLCKSLVETQGYTCQEHQVTTEDGYVLGLQRIPNGRSGNKTADKLPILLQHGLLLDASSWLLNPPEESLPFILADHGFDVWLSNARGTRSSRGHTSLSPNDPAYWEWSWDEMVVYDLPTSVQYVRDQTGQKLHYVGHSMGTLVVLAAFSEKKLFNLLRSAALLSPVAYLGQIPSLILRTAAETFLAEEVKLLGFPEVPNEQIIELEQSICRSQGIDCSDLMAAIGGPNCCLSHSSMDAFFKNLPQPTSTKNLIHFAQMIRKGTIEMYDYSHAYMNMEHYKKPTPPMYSMANIPRDIPLFLSYGGRDSISDVNDVGVLLDDLEDHDKDKLVVQYREDYAHLDFIMSVNANQLVYNPLEAFIRLH; the protein is encoded by the exons ATGGCTAACCCTTCAACAACTCTAATATTTATGGCTCTAATTTGTGTTACAGCTGCAGCAGCAGCGACAAAAAATAAGCTCTACTCAATCGAAAATTCGAATGTTGGCCTTTGCAAATCATTAGTGGAGACACAAGGCTATACTTGCCAAGAACATCAA GTAACAACAGAAGATGGCTACGTCCTTGGCCTGCAGAGGATTCCAAATGGACGATCCGGTAATAAGACAGCCGACAAGCTGCCTATTCTGTTACAACATGGATTGCTACTG GATGCTTCATCATGGCTACTCAATCCGCCGGAAGAATCTTTGCCATTTATCTTGGCTGATCATGGTTTTGATGTCTGGCTTTCCAATGCTCGTGGGACAAGATCTAGTCGCGGACACACATCACTTAGTCCTAATGATCCG GCTTACTGGGAATGGTCATGGGATGAAATGGTTGTTTATGATCTTCCTACTTCAGTCCAGTACGTCCGTGATCAAACAGGACAGAAATTACACTACGTCGGACATTCCATG GGAACTTTGGTTGTCCTCGCCGCCTTCTCGGAGAAAAAGCTGTTTAACTTGCTAAGATCAGCTGCTTTACTTAGCCCGGTTGCTTATCTGGGTCAAATACCCTCACTGATTTTAAGAACTGCTGCCGAAACATTTTTAGCAGAA GAAGTGAAATTGTTGGGATTCCCGGAAGTTCCAAACGA GCAGATAATAGAACTAGAGCAATCGATCTGCAGATCACAGGGAATTGACTGCTCCGACTTAATGGCAGCTATAGGAG GCCCAAATTGTTGCCTCAGTCATTCAAGTATGGATgctttctttaagaaccttccCCAGCCCACTTCAACAAAGAACCTTATACATTTTGCTCAGA TGATCAGGAAAGGAACCATAGAAATGTACGATTACAGTCACGCATACATGAACATGGAACATTACAAGAAGCCTACTCCTCCTATGTACAGCATGGCAAACATTCCAAGGGACATTCCTCTTTTCCTCAGCTATGGAGGGAGAGATTCAATTTCCGACGTGAATGACGTGGGAGTTTTGCTTGACGACCTCGAAGATCATGATAAGGACAAGCTTGTGGTACAGTACAGAGAGGATTATGCTCATTTGGATTTTATCATGAGTGTAAATGCCAATCAACTTGTGTATAATCCTCTAGAAGCCTTCATCAGGCTTCATTAA
- the LOC137749385 gene encoding triacylglycerol lipase 2-like, whose amino-acid sequence MENPSTNILVVALLWVSVVAATRTKLQVIDDADGGICKSMVETQGYTCQEHKVTTRDGYILGLHRIPKGRSANKTPNKQLPVLLQHGLLMDASAWLLNPPDQALAFILADNGFDVWLANTRGTNFSRGHTLLTPNDPAYWDWSWDELAAYDLPALFEYVNNQTGQKLHYVGHSLGTLTALAAFSQENLLNLLRSAALLGPVAYLGQMSSLFLRILMNIFLAEKLKLLGLPEFPNGETQQLVKFICKTPGVDCSDLLATITGPNCCLSSAGKATLFKNFPQSTATKNMIHLSQMVRMGTLEMYDYGLEDANMEHYKQPTPPVYNMANIPKDVPLFLSYGGRDAISDVNDVGLLLDNLKDHDKDKLVVEYREDYAHLDFIMSVNANQLVYNPILAFFKLH is encoded by the exons ATGGAAAATCCTTCAACCAATATACTTGTTGTGGCTTTACTTTGGGTTTCAGTAGTTGCAGCAACAAGAACTAAGCTGCAAGTGATTGACGACGCTGATGGTGGCATTTGCAAATCAATGGTGGAGACACAAGGCTATACTTGCCAAGAACATAAA GTAACAACCAGAGACGGCTACATCCTCGGCTTGCACAGAATTCCGAAGGGACGGTCTGCTAACAAGACGCCAAACAAGCAGCTGCCTGTTTTGTTACAACATGGGCTTTTAATG GATGCGTCAGCATGGCTACTCAATCCGCCAGATCAAGCTTTGGCATTTATCTTGGCAGACAATGGTTTCGATGTATGGCTTGCCAACACTCGCGGGACAAATTTTAGTCGCGGACATACGTTACTTACTCCTAATGATCCT GCTTACTGGGACTGGTCATGGGATGAATTGGCTGCTTATGATCTTCCTGCTTTATTTGAGTATGTGAACAATCAAACAGGACAGAAATTACATTATGTTGGTCACTCCTTG GGAACTTTGACTGCCCTTGCTGCCTTCTCTCAAGAAAATCTGTTAAACTTGCTAAGATCAGCTGCTTTGCTTGGCCCGGTCGCTTACCTGGGTCAGATGTCATCGCTGTTTCTAAGGATTCTTATGAACATATTTTTAGCAGAA AAACTGAAATTGTTGGGTTTGCCTGAATTTCCAAACGG TGAGACACAACAACTTGTGAAGTTTATCTGCAAAACACCAGGCGTCGACTGCTCCGACTTATTGGCAACTATTACAG GCCCAAATTGCTGCCTCAGTTCTGCAGGCAAAGCTACTTTGTTTAAGAATTTTCCCCAGTCCACGGCGACAAAGAACATGATACATCTGTCTCAGA TGGTCAGGATGGGAACCCTAGAAATGTACGATTATGGTCTAGAAGACGCGAACATGGAACACTACAAGCAGCCTACTCCTCCTGTGTACAACATGGCGAACATTCCGAAAGATGTTCCTCTTTTCCTCAGCTACGGGGGGAGAGATGCGATTTCTGATGTTAATGACGTGGGGCTTCTGCTTGACAACCTCAAAGATCATGACAAGGACAAGCTTGTGGTAGAGTACAGAGAGGATTATGCTCATCTGGATTTTATTATGAGTGTGAATGCCAATCAACTTGTGTATAATCCCATACTGGCCTTCTTCAAGCTCCATTAA